From one Brachypodium distachyon strain Bd21 chromosome 4, Brachypodium_distachyon_v3.0, whole genome shotgun sequence genomic stretch:
- the LOC112268501 gene encoding formin-like protein 20, protein MDLGLDLAVQLRETIPGADFAFTTADTRAAFLLLAHLPGYSKDEIEVRAGEGGREISIVVGARKDDGGVAVEASAGGRRVRVAHRRRVEGFRRDFAVPDGVEVGRISVGFEEDDALLVVVLPKLLPPTPAAVDDEGLDVVSTDDSEFVSEVVLSDGGSETSLELEQEDWVDVESEPEPEPEPPWDVPVEVEEPAPPAPAPRDVPVETPVQVEIAVETAVEVEEEPPVMVDIECDVVFEVPTVYRELAVETPIEVLEPPPPPVADIPGPPPVDIPCDVVFEPPPPPVVEEPKPPPAVEGLVREPELPPVEPPEPVPEPPPPPVDPPPVPGPPPPVDPPAPVPEPPPSPPPVPEPPLPVEPPVPVPEPPPPPVPAPPPPVDPPAPVPEPPPPPPLDPPPPPVQEPPQIDPPTEKPNREQSGESGGSDESDGGGGGGGGRGRRRGGGRGRRGRRRRGRFSMGMVVAPALVLLGLALIAARRRRQQRGG, encoded by the exons ATGGACCTGGGCCTGGACCTCGCCGTGCAGCTTCGCGAGACCATCCCCGGCGCCGACTTCGCCTTCACCACCGCCGACAcccgcgccgccttcctcctcctcgcccaccTCCCCG GGTACAGCAAGGATGAGATCGAGGTGCGGGCGGGCGAGGGCGGGCGGGAGATCTCCATCGTGGTGGGCGCGAGGAAGGATGATGGTGGGGTCGCGGTGGAGGCGTCGGCCGGAGGACGGcgggtgcgggtggcgcaCCGGCGGCGCGTGGAGGGGTTCCGGCGGGATTTCGCCGTGCCGGACGGCGTCGAGGTCGGCCGCATCTCCGTCGGGttcgaggaggacgacgcgctgctcgtcgtcgtcttgccCAAGCTGCTCCCgcccacgccggcggcggtcgaCGATGAAGGCCTCGACGTGGTGAGCACGGACGACAGCGAGTTCGTCTCAGAGGTGGTGCTTAGCGATGGCGGGTCGGAGACGAGCCTCGAGCTGGAGCAGGAGGACTGGGTCGACGTCGAGTCggagcccgagcccgagcccgagccgccTTGGGATGTTCCCGTGGAGGTAGAGGAGCccgctcctccggcgccggctccgAGGGACGTGCCGGTGGAGACTCCGGTGCAGGTCGAGATCGCGGTGGAGACGGCGGTGGAGGTCGAGGAGGAGCCGCCGGTGATGGTGGATATCGAGTGCGACGTGGTGTTCGAGGTGCCGACGGTGTACAGGGAGCTAGCCGTGGAGACGCCCATCGAAGTGCTCgagccgcccccgccgccggtggctGACATCCCGGGCCCGCCGCCTGTCGATATCCCATGCGACGTCGTGTTCGagccccctccgccgcccgtgGTCGAGGAGCCCAAGCCGCCGCCTGCAGTCGAGGGGTTGGTGAGGGAGCCGGAGCTGCCGCCTGTGGAACCACCCGAGCCGGTGCCGgagcctcctccgccgccggtcgACCCACCGCCGGTACCagggcctcctccgccggtggACCCACCTGCACCGGTGCCGGAgcctccgccgtctccgccgccggtaCCCGAGCCTCCTCTGCCCGTGGAACCACCCGTGCCGGTGCCcgagcctcctcctccgccggtacccgctcctcctccgcccgtggACCCACCCGCACCGGTGCCggagcctccgccgccgccgcccctggacccaccgccaccgccagtTCAGGAGCCGCCGCAGATTGATCCACCAACGGAGAAACCGAACCGAGAGCAGAGCGGTGAATCAGGTGGCAGCGATGAATcggatggcggcggaggcggcggcgggggaagggggaggcgacgcggcggcgggagagggCGTCGGgggcgcaggcggcgcggcaggTTCTCGATGGGCATGGTAGTCGCCCCCGCCTTGGTCCTGCTCGGTCTCGCGCTCATTGCagccaggcggcggcggcaacagcGAGGGGGGTGA
- the LOC100833130 gene encoding WD repeat-containing protein 48 codes for MHRVGSAGNTGGSSRPRKEKRFTYVLNDADNKKHCAGINCLSYLNASASGTSDYLFTGSRDGTLKRWEFQNGNANFSATFESHVDWVNDAIIVGQNLVSCSSDTTIKVWNNLSDGACTKTLRQHSDYVICLAAAEKNSNIVASGGLGGEVFIWDLDAALAPVAKSVDAKEDDIPNGNPGPALSTLCNVNSSGNISSTNGKSHGYSPIAAKGHKDSVYALAMNDTGSLLVSGGTEKVVRVWDPRTGTKTSKLRGHTDNIRTLLLDSTGRYCLSGSSDSMIRLWDLGQQRCVHSYAVHTDSVWALASTPSFAHVYSGGRDQSVYLTDLATRESVLLCTNEHPILQLSLQDDTIWVATTDSSVHGWPAEECTPQKVFQKGSSFLAGNLSFSRARASLEGSAPVPVYKEPSLTIPGVPAIIQHEIMNNRRHVLTKDTAGSVKLWEITRGAVIEDFGKVSFDDKKKELFEMVSIPAWFTMDARLGCLSVHLDTPQCFSAEIYAVDLNVSGAQEDLKINLAHETLRGLLVHWSKRRPKPGSHSLSNGDGSIGKDVSLKNLPHPRSDVDDGTENHASNVLPSFEFSTVSPPSVITESSSGGPWRKRITDLDGTEDDLPWWCVDCAENNRFPKENTKCGFYLHPAEGSPAPNITQGKLSAPRILRILKVANYVVEKLVLEKPLDGSPDSTFAMGLTSGQSQLSALDSSSRLGLKPWQKLKPSVEILCNNQVLSPEMSLATVRTYIWKKPEDLILNYRVVQSR; via the exons ATGCATCGTGTCGGGAGTGCTGGCAACACGGGCGGTTCAAGTCGACCGAGAAAGGAGAAGCGTTTCACATATGTGCTCAATGATGCTGATAATAAGAAG CATTGTGCCGGGATCAACTGTTTGTCCTACCTGAATGCTTCTGCTTCTGGTACAAGTGATTATCTTTTTACTGGGAGTCGAGATGGCACCTTGAAGAGATGGGAGTTCCAAAATGGGAATGCAAACTTTTCAGCAACTTTCGAGTCACATGTTGATTGG GTTAACGATGCCATTATTGTTGGCCAAAATCTCGTTTCCTGTTCCTCAGACACAACTATAAAG GTGTGGAATAACTTATCAGATGGTGCTTGTACCAAGACTCTCCGCCAGCATTCTGATTACGTGATCTGTCTTGCTGCAGCTGAAAAGAAT AGCAATATTGTAGCCTCTGGTGGCCTTGGTGGTGAGGTCTTCATATGGGATCTTGATGCTGCGCTTGCTCCTGTAGCCAAATCTGTAGATGCAAAAGAGGATGATATTCCTAATGGAAACCCCGGACCTGCTTTGTCAACATTGTGCAATGTAAATTCTAGTGGCAACATTTCTTCCACCAATGGAAAATCACATGGGTACAGTCCAATTGCTGCCAAAGGTCACAAGGATTCAGTTTATGCACTGGCTATGAATGATACAGGAAGCTTGCTTGTCTCTGGTGGTACTGAAAAG GTTGTTCGTGTTTGGGATCCCAGGACAGGTACaaaaacctcaaaattgaGAGGGCACACTGACAATATCAGGACTTTGCTTCTTGATTCTACTGGAAG GTATTGTCTATCAGGTTCATCTGATTCCATGATAAG ACTATGGGATCTAGGACAGCAACGTTGTGTGCATTCTTATGCTGTTCATACTGATTCAGTTTGGGCGCTTGCAAGCACCCCTTCATTTGCACATGTTTATAGTGGTGGAAGAGATCAGTCC GTGTACTTGACAGATCTGGCAACACGAGAGAGTGTCTTACTCTGCACAAATGAACACCCAATCCTACAGTTGTCCTTGCAAGATGATACAATATGGGTTGCAACTACTGATTCTTCTGTGCATGGATGGCCAGCTGAAGAGTGCACACCCCAAAAAGTTTTCCAAAAGGGTAGCTCATTTTTAGCTGGGAATTTGTCATTCTCAAGGGCAAGAGCTTCTTTAGAAGGATCAGCACCT GTACCCGTATATAAAGAGCCATCATTGACTATTCCTGGAGTTCCAGCGATAATTCAGCATGAGATCATGAATAATAGAAGGCATGTCCTGACAAAG GATACTGCTGGTTCTGTCAAATTATGGGAAATTACTCGTGGAGCTGTTATTGAAGACTTCGGCAAG GTTTCTTTTGACGATAAGAAAAAGGAGTTATTTGAGATG GTTAGCATACCTGCGTGGTTTACCATGGATGCTCGATTGGGATGTCTGTCTGTCCATCTAGATACTCCGCAATGCTTTTCTGCTGAAATATATGCGGTTGACTTGAATGTTTCTGGAGCACAGGAAGATCTTAAG ATTAATCTGGCTCACGAGACTCTTCGTGGTTTGTTAGTTCATTGGAGCAAAAGAAGACCTAAACCTGGGTCACACAGCTTGTCGAATGGTGATGGTTCAATAGGGAAAGATGTATCATTGAAAAATTTACCGCATCCAAGATCCGATGTTGATGATGGAACCGAAAACCATGCAAGCAATGTGCTTCCCTCATTTGAGTTCTCTACGGTTTCACCTCCATCAGTCATTACAGAAAGTTCTAGTGGAGGGCCTTGGAGAAAGAGAATTACTGATTTGGATGGAACTGAGGACGATCTCCCATGGTGGTGTGTGGACTGCGCAGAGAACAACCGATTTCCAAAAGAGAACACAAA GTGTGGCTTTTATTTGCATCCTGCTGAAGGCTCACCTGCACCGAACATAACACAAGGGAAACTCAGTGCTCCACGGATATTGCGGATTCTCAAA GTTGCTAATTATGTGGTTGAGAAGCTTGTTCTTGAGAAACCACTGGATGGAAGTCCTGACAGCACATTTGCTATGGGATTGACTTCTGGCCAATCACAACTCTCAGCTCTAGATAGTTCTTCCAGACTTGGACTAAAGCCATGGCAAAAGCTAAAACCCTCTGTTGAGATATTGTGCAACAACCAG GTTTTGTCCCCTGAGATGAGTTTGGCAACGGTTCGAACATATATTTGGAAGAAGCCAGAGGATCTGATTCTTAATTACAGAGTGGTTCAGTCGAGATAA
- the LOC100833444 gene encoding protein FAM135B isoform X1 produces MLGRMNCLVGGGVVDQGSPRGAARRVSPASGRVHNAAAAGPADKGAVCFRPPHVMETVHEVAVYIHRFHNLDLFQQGWYQMKISAMWEEGASGGKTPASPARVVQYEAPDVGADDALGIWKIDDADNSFYTQPFRIKYARQDIYLSVMVSFNIFNTEEEGPAVSAVILKYELIYAPTLENGSDIQGSSVTSSAAVHEFRIPRKALLGLHTYCPVHFDAFHAVLVDLTLHIVYLKAGANKSSLKIPEQGLHPASHHIVKALLTSREMLLEELKKISDAVGKTIEDLDVTDLNLGKYESLQPPKSVLPDSGKVFPVTTKGVGHLAGILHDFLERPNGVVDGTSDMLYTLSNEELLELFLTVSSQLSLLWNTFLKFHRINKTKILDYLRDIWAIDRKAEWSIWTNHSRIEIPHRYLRSIGDDPSHRHSLLRVSGSRKFHEDPVQNSASRAELHRKSIAQMKINTRSVQDMHIYADPSRVPVILIEQHVMVVPQHGSSKDLPSTSSEQKDTIVLPKLQGESSAQKNTSGKKGGRILRAVIFVHGFQGHHLDLRLVRNQWLLLDPGAECLMSEANEEKTSGDFKEMGSRLAGETVAFLKKKVDKLARYGGCKELKLSFVGHSIGNVIIRTALADPQLEPYLKNLYTYMSISGPHLGYWYSSNSLFNSGLWLLKKLKGAQCIHQLTFSDDQDPLNTFFYRLCKLKTLENFKNIILLSSPQDGYVPYHSARIELCPAASSDNSRKGQVFTEMLNNCLDQIRAPSSETRIFMRCDVNFDQSAHGRNLNTMIGRAAHIEFLETDIYAKFIMWSFPELFR; encoded by the exons atgTTGGGCCGCATGAACtgcctcgtcggcggcggcgtcgtcgaCCAGGGCAGCCCGCGCGGAGCGGCCAGGAGGGTCTCGCCGGCGTCCGGCCGCGTGcacaacgccgccgccgcggggccgGCGGACAAGGGGGCGGTCTGCTTCCGCCCGCCGCACGTCATGGAGACGGTGCACGAGGTGGCCGTCTACATCCACCGCTTCCACAACCTCGATCTGTTCCAGCAAGG ATGGTACCAGATGAAGATTAGTGCAATGTGGGAGGAGGGTGCTAGTGGTGGCAAGACACCGGCTTCGCCCGCTAGGGTCGTCCAATACGAAG CTCCTGATGTCGGTGCGGATGATGCGTTAGGCATTTGGAAAATAGATGACGCTGATAATAGCTTCTACACACAGCCATTTCGAATCAAGTATGCTCGACAGGACATCTACCTATCAGTTATGGTGTCTTTCAACATATTCAACACTGAAGAAGAG GGCCCAGCAGTTTCTGCCGTGATATTAAAGTATGAGCTTATATATGCCCCAACACTGGAGAATGG GTCTGATATTCAAGGTTCTAGTGTCACATCTTCAGCCGCTGTGCATGAATTTAGGATCCCGCGTAAAGCACTCCTGGGCTTACACACATATTGTCCAGTTCACTTTGATGCCTTCCATGCTGTCCTCGTCGATCTGACATTGCATATAGTGTACCTGAAAGCTGGTGCAAATAAATCATCATTGAAG ATACCAGAACAAGGTTTACACCCAGCATCACATCACATTGTAAAGGCATTATTAACTTCAAGGGAAATGCTACttgaagaactgaagaaaatAAGTGATGCTGTTGGTAAAACAATTGAAGATTTAGATGTCACTGACTTAAATCTTGGTAAATATGAGTCACTTCAGCCTCCAAAATCAGTCCTTCCTGATTCTGGTAAAGTGTTCCCAGTAACTACAAAGGGTGTTGGGCACTTGGCTGGCATTTTACATGACTTTCTGGAG CGACCCAATGGTGTTGTTGATGGCACTAGCGATATGCTGTATACTCTTTCCAATGAAGAGTTGTTGGAATTGTTTCTTACCGTGAGCAGCCAACTTTCACTTCTATGGAACACGTTCTTGAAATTTCATAG GATAAATAAAACCAAGATATTGGATTACTTGCGTGATATTTGGGCCATTGACAGGAAAGCAGAGTGGTCAATATGGACTAATCACTCGAGAATCGAGATCCCACACCGCTATTTGCGAAGTATCGGTGATGACCCATCTCATCGCCATTCCCTTCTGAGAGTTTCTGGTTCAAGGAAGTTCCATGAAGAT CCTGTACAAAACTCTGCATCGCGGGCTGAACTACATAGGAAAAGCATAGCACAAATGAAG ATCAACACAAGGTCTGTTCAagatatgcatatatatgccGATCCTTCACGTGTTCCTGTCATTCTTATAGAACAGCATGTTATGGTTGTTCCACAACATGGTTCTAGCAAGGATTTGCCATCAACTTCTTCAGAACAGAAGGATACTATCGTACTACCTAAACTACAAGGAGAGTCTTCGGCTCAGAAAAATACTAGTGGTAAAAAAGGTGGACGCATATTGCGAGCTGTCATCTTTGTGCATGGGTTTCAG GGGCACCATTTGGATTTACGTCTTGTTAGAAATCAATGGCTTTTATTGGATCCTGGAGCTGAATGCCTAATGTCCGAGGCTAACGAGGAGAAAACATCTGGAGATTTTAAAGAAATGGGTAGTAGGCTTGCTGGGGAGACTGTTGCATTCCTAAAAAAGAAAGTGGATAAGCTTGCAAGATATGGAGGCTGCAAAGAATTGAAGCTTAGTTTTGTTGGCCATTCCATTGGAAACGTTATCATCAGAACTGCCTTAGCAG ATCCTCAATTAGAGCCGTACTTGAAGAACCTCTACACATACATGTCGATATCAGGACCTCACTTAGGTTACTGGTACAGTTCAAATTCTTTATTCAATTCTGGTCTTTGGCTTCTAAAAAAGCTCAAGGGAGCACAATGCATCCATCAGCTCACTTTCAGTGATGATCAAGACCCCCTGAATACCTTCTTTTATAGGCTTTGTAAG TTGAAGACACTGGAAAACTTCAAAAATATCATATTGTTATCGTCACCTCAG GATGGGTATGTACCATATCACTCCGCAAGAATCGAGCTCTGCCCTGCTGCATCATCCGACAATTCAAGGAAAGGCCAAGTCTTCACAGAAATGCTCAATAATTGCTTAGATCAGATCCGTGCACCCTCGTCTGAAACCCGGATATTCATGCGGTGCGATGTCAATTTTGACCAATCTGCCCATGGACGAAACCTCAACACCATGATTGGCAGAGCAGCCCACATAGAGTTCCTGGAGACTGACATCTATGCCAAATTCATCATGTGGTCCTTCCCTGAGCTTTTTCGATGA
- the LOC100833444 gene encoding uncharacterized protein LOC100833444 isoform X2, with amino-acid sequence MVSFNIFNTEEEGPAVSAVILKYELIYAPTLENGSDIQGSSVTSSAAVHEFRIPRKALLGLHTYCPVHFDAFHAVLVDLTLHIVYLKAGANKSSLKIPEQGLHPASHHIVKALLTSREMLLEELKKISDAVGKTIEDLDVTDLNLGKYESLQPPKSVLPDSGKVFPVTTKGVGHLAGILHDFLERPNGVVDGTSDMLYTLSNEELLELFLTVSSQLSLLWNTFLKFHRINKTKILDYLRDIWAIDRKAEWSIWTNHSRIEIPHRYLRSIGDDPSHRHSLLRVSGSRKFHEDPVQNSASRAELHRKSIAQMKINTRSVQDMHIYADPSRVPVILIEQHVMVVPQHGSSKDLPSTSSEQKDTIVLPKLQGESSAQKNTSGKKGGRILRAVIFVHGFQGHHLDLRLVRNQWLLLDPGAECLMSEANEEKTSGDFKEMGSRLAGETVAFLKKKVDKLARYGGCKELKLSFVGHSIGNVIIRTALADPQLEPYLKNLYTYMSISGPHLGYWYSSNSLFNSGLWLLKKLKGAQCIHQLTFSDDQDPLNTFFYRLCKLKTLENFKNIILLSSPQDGYVPYHSARIELCPAASSDNSRKGQVFTEMLNNCLDQIRAPSSETRIFMRCDVNFDQSAHGRNLNTMIGRAAHIEFLETDIYAKFIMWSFPELFR; translated from the exons ATGGTGTCTTTCAACATATTCAACACTGAAGAAGAG GGCCCAGCAGTTTCTGCCGTGATATTAAAGTATGAGCTTATATATGCCCCAACACTGGAGAATGG GTCTGATATTCAAGGTTCTAGTGTCACATCTTCAGCCGCTGTGCATGAATTTAGGATCCCGCGTAAAGCACTCCTGGGCTTACACACATATTGTCCAGTTCACTTTGATGCCTTCCATGCTGTCCTCGTCGATCTGACATTGCATATAGTGTACCTGAAAGCTGGTGCAAATAAATCATCATTGAAG ATACCAGAACAAGGTTTACACCCAGCATCACATCACATTGTAAAGGCATTATTAACTTCAAGGGAAATGCTACttgaagaactgaagaaaatAAGTGATGCTGTTGGTAAAACAATTGAAGATTTAGATGTCACTGACTTAAATCTTGGTAAATATGAGTCACTTCAGCCTCCAAAATCAGTCCTTCCTGATTCTGGTAAAGTGTTCCCAGTAACTACAAAGGGTGTTGGGCACTTGGCTGGCATTTTACATGACTTTCTGGAG CGACCCAATGGTGTTGTTGATGGCACTAGCGATATGCTGTATACTCTTTCCAATGAAGAGTTGTTGGAATTGTTTCTTACCGTGAGCAGCCAACTTTCACTTCTATGGAACACGTTCTTGAAATTTCATAG GATAAATAAAACCAAGATATTGGATTACTTGCGTGATATTTGGGCCATTGACAGGAAAGCAGAGTGGTCAATATGGACTAATCACTCGAGAATCGAGATCCCACACCGCTATTTGCGAAGTATCGGTGATGACCCATCTCATCGCCATTCCCTTCTGAGAGTTTCTGGTTCAAGGAAGTTCCATGAAGAT CCTGTACAAAACTCTGCATCGCGGGCTGAACTACATAGGAAAAGCATAGCACAAATGAAG ATCAACACAAGGTCTGTTCAagatatgcatatatatgccGATCCTTCACGTGTTCCTGTCATTCTTATAGAACAGCATGTTATGGTTGTTCCACAACATGGTTCTAGCAAGGATTTGCCATCAACTTCTTCAGAACAGAAGGATACTATCGTACTACCTAAACTACAAGGAGAGTCTTCGGCTCAGAAAAATACTAGTGGTAAAAAAGGTGGACGCATATTGCGAGCTGTCATCTTTGTGCATGGGTTTCAG GGGCACCATTTGGATTTACGTCTTGTTAGAAATCAATGGCTTTTATTGGATCCTGGAGCTGAATGCCTAATGTCCGAGGCTAACGAGGAGAAAACATCTGGAGATTTTAAAGAAATGGGTAGTAGGCTTGCTGGGGAGACTGTTGCATTCCTAAAAAAGAAAGTGGATAAGCTTGCAAGATATGGAGGCTGCAAAGAATTGAAGCTTAGTTTTGTTGGCCATTCCATTGGAAACGTTATCATCAGAACTGCCTTAGCAG ATCCTCAATTAGAGCCGTACTTGAAGAACCTCTACACATACATGTCGATATCAGGACCTCACTTAGGTTACTGGTACAGTTCAAATTCTTTATTCAATTCTGGTCTTTGGCTTCTAAAAAAGCTCAAGGGAGCACAATGCATCCATCAGCTCACTTTCAGTGATGATCAAGACCCCCTGAATACCTTCTTTTATAGGCTTTGTAAG TTGAAGACACTGGAAAACTTCAAAAATATCATATTGTTATCGTCACCTCAG GATGGGTATGTACCATATCACTCCGCAAGAATCGAGCTCTGCCCTGCTGCATCATCCGACAATTCAAGGAAAGGCCAAGTCTTCACAGAAATGCTCAATAATTGCTTAGATCAGATCCGTGCACCCTCGTCTGAAACCCGGATATTCATGCGGTGCGATGTCAATTTTGACCAATCTGCCCATGGACGAAACCTCAACACCATGATTGGCAGAGCAGCCCACATAGAGTTCCTGGAGACTGACATCTATGCCAAATTCATCATGTGGTCCTTCCCTGAGCTTTTTCGATGA
- the LOC100833748 gene encoding uncharacterized protein LOC100833748 translates to MPVTDYQGSSSSPSPFSFGSLLSLRRDHTAMPSGEEADLELFQRHLAANLVELLPAEGEGGGGGGGGEEILSVAWIRRLLEAFILCQEEFRVVVAQARRRGGALPAAGERLVAEFHERAVKALDVCNAARDGVDQVRRFERLADIAASVLLAPGEIHEGQLRRARKAIADLSVLLVDETGSSASGGVASFLASHRNRSFGRARASPSRAGGSAVGSSSASASHFRSLSWSVSRTWSASRQLQAIGAGLTAPRAHEGGLAAPVYAMGCILHFTAWALVAAVPCPDRSSALLAHHLPAAPARAAFPWAPPLLTLQERLTEEGKRKERRTACGLLKEIQVLEKSTQKLADAIDAAPIPLFGDRETDLREAAAELAAVCAAMRDGLEPLEKQVREVFHRIIRSRVEGLDSSMHNAD, encoded by the coding sequence aTGCCGGTGACGGACTACCAGGGGTCGTCGTCCTCCCCGTCGCCCTTCTCCTTCGGGTCGCTGCTCTCGCTGCGGCGGGACCACACGGCCATGCCGTCCGGGGAGGAGGCCGACCTCGAGCTGTTCCAGCGCCACCTTGCGGCGAACCTCGTGGAGCTTCTGCCGGCGGAGGGGGAAGGTGGGGGCGGGGGAGGTGGAGGGGAGGAGATCCTCTCCGTCGCGTGGATCCGGCGGCTGCTCGAGGCGTTCATCCTGTGCCAGGAGGAGTTCCGTGTCGTGGTGGCCCAggcgcggcgccgcggcggggcgctgccggcggccggggagcGGCTGGTGGCCGAGTTCCACGAGAGGGCCGTCaaggcgctcgacgtctgcaACGCGGCGCGGGACGGGGTGGACCAGGTCCGCCGCTTCGAGCGCCTCGCCGACATCGCCGCATCCGTGCTGCTCGCGCCCGGGGAGATCCACGAGGGCCagctccgccgcgcgcgcaAGGCCATCGCCGACCTCTCCGTGCTCCTCGTCGACGAGACGGGGTCCTCGGCCAGCGGGGGCGTGGCCTCCTTCCTCGCGTCACACCGCAACCGCTCCttcggccgcgcgcgcgcctccccgtcccgcgccggcggctcggccgtcggctcctcctccgcctccgcctcccatTTCCGCTCCCTCTCCTGGAGCGTGTCCCGCACCTGGTCCGCCTCGCGCCAGCTGCAGGCCATCGGCGCAGGGCTCACCGCGCCGCGCGCGCACGAGGGAGGCCTTGCCGCCCCTGTCTACGCCATGGGATGCATACTCCACTTCACCGCCTgggcgctcgtcgccgccgtcccgtGCCCGGACCGCTCCAGCGCGCTCCTGGCGCACCACCttcccgccgcgccggcgcgcgcggcatTCCCCTGGGCGCCGCCTCTCCTTACCCTGCAAGAACGCCTGACCGAGGAGGGGAAGCGCAAGGAGAGGCGCACCGCCTGCGGCCTGCTCAAGGAAATCCAGGTGCTTGAGAAATCCACCCAGAAGCTCGCCGATGCCATCGACGCTGCCCCCATTCCGCTCTTTGGGGACAGGGAGACCGATTTgcgggaggctgccgcggAGCTTGCCGCCGTGTGCGCAGCGATGAGGGATGGCCTGGAGCCGCTCGAGAAGCAGGTGCGTGAGGTGTTCCACCGCATCATACGCAGCCGCGTCGAAGGCCTTGACTCGTCCATGCACAATGCCGATTGA